Part of the Leifsonia sp. Root112D2 genome is shown below.
CAGTCCGGCGGCGCCACGCGCGAGCAGGGCCACGCGGGCACGCTCCCGCCCGAACTCGATCGCGGTAGCCCGTCCGACTCCCCCGCTTGCACCCGTCACCGCGACCACGAGCGGCCGCTCTCGCCTCGTCATCATCAGGCCGCGCCGCCCGACGCCGTATCCTCCTGCGTCTCCGGATTGTGATGCTCCTGCTGGGATGGTTCGTTGCTTAGCCCCGCGTCTTCCTGTCCCGTCTCCGGCGCGCCCTCACGGTCGGTTTCGTCGTCGTTCTCGTGGTCTGGATGCTTGTCGCTCATCGTCTCTCTTTCGTCTCGGTCCGACCGTTTCTGGCGGCACCCGCCGCCTGTGTTCCGCACGCTACGCGCGGGGATCGTCAGCGCACAGGGCTTGACAGCGCGCACGGGAATACTAAAGTCGGAGCACTTGAGGGGACGAGGAGCCGCAGCATGCCCAGACTGCATCACAGCGACCCGACCGGTCCCGGCATCCGGCGTCTGGGGACATCGCGGCTGCGCTATCTCGACGCCGACGGCCGAACCGTGACAGACAAGCAGCTGCTTGACCGCATAGCCGCGCTCGTGATTCCCCCGGCGTGGACGGATGTCTGGATCTCCCCGGATGAATTCGGGCACATCCAGGCGCTGGGCACCGATCAAGCCGGCCGGCGCCAGTACATCTATCACGACGCGTGGCGGGCACGGCGGGATCGCGTGAAATTCGATCGCGCCATTCTTCTGGCACAGTCGCTTCCCGCCGCGCGCCGCTCCGTGAGCCGCGACCTGGCCGGTTCCGATTTTGGCCGGTCGCGGGCTTGTGCCGCCGCATTTCGCATCATCGACCGTTCCTCACTGCGCATCGGCAATGAGCAGTATCTGCGCAGTAACGGCAGCCGCGGCCTCACCACTTTGCTGTGCCAGCATGTGACGATCACCGCTGCGGACGCGCTCTTCACCTTTCCGTCGAAAAGCGGGCAGGAGTGGCGATC
Proteins encoded:
- a CDS encoding DNA topoisomerase IB translates to MPRLHHSDPTGPGIRRLGTSRLRYLDADGRTVTDKQLLDRIAALVIPPAWTDVWISPDEFGHIQALGTDQAGRRQYIYHDAWRARRDRVKFDRAILLAQSLPAARRSVSRDLAGSDFGRSRACAAAFRIIDRSSLRIGNEQYLRSNGSRGLTTLLCQHVTITAADALFTFPSKSGQEWRSVVTDATLVRFLGAIQAARGPRSRLLSWRDPRWHSLTTALVNDDIRERTGGELTAKDFRTLRGTIAAATSLASRDGGEHDADAAITRAIEHTADALGNTRAVAKASYIDPRIFDRYRAGQVLNTRLSPESALLRLLES